The proteins below are encoded in one region of Bacteroides uniformis:
- a CDS encoding four helix bundle protein, whose protein sequence is MNRDDMKNRLKMFAVRIIRLVDKLPNTSAGRAIGNQIVRSGTSPGANYRAACVGKSDKDFLNKLKMVEEELDETAYWLELIMELELVKPDLLQDLYLENKELLKIVVKSILTMRDKVNGKV, encoded by the coding sequence ATGAATCGAGATGATATGAAAAACCGCTTGAAGATGTTTGCGGTACGAATAATAAGGCTGGTAGACAAGTTGCCTAATACATCAGCAGGTAGAGCTATTGGCAACCAGATTGTCCGTTCCGGTACTTCTCCCGGTGCCAATTATCGGGCAGCTTGTGTTGGAAAATCAGACAAGGATTTCTTAAACAAATTAAAAATGGTAGAGGAAGAACTTGATGAAACGGCCTATTGGTTGGAGCTTATAATGGAATTGGAACTTGTTAAACCTGATTTGTTGCAGGATTTGTATCTTGAAAACAAGGAGCTTTTGAAGATTGTAGTAAAATCTATACTCACTATGCGTGATAAAGTAAATGGTAAAGTATAA
- a CDS encoding sugar kinase, whose protein sequence is MGKKVVTLGEIMLRLSTPGNTRFVQSDSFDVVYGGGEANVAVSCANYGHDAYFVTKLPKHEIGQSAVNALRKYGVKTDFIARGGDRVGIYYLETGASMRPSKVIYDRAHSAIAEADAADFDFDAIMEGADWFHWSGITPAISDKAAELTRLACEAAKRHGVTVSVDLNFRKKLWTKEKAQSIMKPLMQYVDVCIGNEEDAELCLGFKPDADVEGGKTDAEGYKGIFKAMAKEFGFKYVISTLRESFSATHNGWKAMIYNGEEFYESKRYDINPIIDRVGGGDSFSGGIIHGLLTKPNQGAALEFAVAASALKHTINGDFNLVSTEEVEALAGGDASGRVQR, encoded by the coding sequence ATGGGAAAGAAAGTAGTTACATTAGGTGAAATCATGCTGAGGCTGTCTACTCCGGGAAACACCCGTTTTGTGCAGTCCGACTCTTTTGATGTGGTATATGGCGGCGGCGAGGCCAACGTGGCTGTCAGCTGTGCCAACTACGGACATGATGCTTATTTTGTAACCAAGTTGCCGAAACATGAAATAGGCCAGTCGGCTGTCAACGCATTGCGCAAGTATGGTGTAAAGACAGATTTCATTGCGCGTGGTGGTGACCGTGTAGGTATCTACTATCTTGAGACCGGTGCTTCCATGCGTCCCAGTAAGGTAATCTATGACCGTGCACACTCTGCCATTGCCGAGGCAGATGCGGCAGACTTTGATTTCGATGCCATCATGGAAGGTGCAGACTGGTTTCACTGGTCAGGTATCACTCCCGCCATCTCCGACAAGGCCGCCGAGTTGACCCGCCTGGCTTGCGAGGCTGCCAAACGTCACGGCGTTACGGTGTCGGTAGACCTCAATTTCCGTAAAAAACTCTGGACCAAAGAAAAAGCCCAGTCCATCATGAAGCCTTTGATGCAGTATGTGGATGTCTGCATCGGCAATGAAGAGGATGCTGAACTCTGTCTGGGCTTCAAGCCCGATGCAGACGTGGAAGGCGGCAAGACGGACGCTGAAGGCTACAAGGGAATCTTCAAGGCGATGGCGAAGGAATTCGGCTTCAAATACGTAATCTCTACGTTGCGCGAGTCTTTCTCCGCTACCCACAACGGCTGGAAAGCAATGATTTACAACGGCGAGGAATTCTACGAGTCAAAGCGTTACGACATCAATCCTATCATCGACCGCGTAGGTGGCGGCGACTCTTTCTCAGGTGGTATCATCCACGGCCTGCTGACAAAACCCAACCAGGGTGCCGCCCTCGAATTTGCAGTAGCCGCTTCCGCCTTGAAGCACACTATCAACGGTGACTTCAACCTTGTTTCCACAGAAGAGGTAGAAGCGCTGGCAGGAGGGGATGCAAGCGGACGAGTGCAGAGATAA
- a CDS encoding bifunctional 4-hydroxy-2-oxoglutarate aldolase/2-dehydro-3-deoxy-phosphogluconate aldolase, whose protein sequence is MSKFDKISVLNKIGSTGMVPVFYHKDAEVAKKVVKACYDGGVRAFEFTNRGDFAHEVFAEVVKFAAKECPEMAMGVGSIVDPATAALYLQLGACFVVGPLFNPEIAKICNRRLVAYTPGCGSVSEVGFAQEAGCDLCKIFPGDVLGAKLVKGLLAPMPWSKLMVTGGVEPTQENLTSWIKAGVFCVGMGSKLFPKDKVAAEDWTYVTEKCKEALGYIAEARK, encoded by the coding sequence ATGAGTAAATTTGATAAAATCTCAGTATTGAATAAGATTGGTTCTACCGGCATGGTGCCCGTCTTTTATCATAAGGATGCAGAAGTTGCAAAGAAAGTTGTAAAGGCTTGTTACGATGGAGGTGTTCGTGCGTTCGAATTCACGAACCGTGGTGACTTTGCCCACGAGGTGTTTGCGGAAGTTGTGAAGTTTGCGGCCAAAGAGTGCCCGGAGATGGCTATGGGTGTAGGTTCCATCGTTGACCCTGCTACTGCGGCGCTGTATTTGCAGTTGGGTGCATGTTTCGTTGTAGGCCCGTTGTTCAACCCGGAGATTGCCAAGATTTGTAACCGTCGCCTGGTAGCCTATACTCCGGGATGCGGAAGCGTTTCAGAGGTAGGTTTCGCGCAAGAAGCAGGGTGCGACCTCTGCAAGATATTCCCGGGCGACGTGCTTGGTGCCAAACTCGTGAAAGGTCTGCTGGCTCCGATGCCCTGGTCCAAGCTGATGGTGACCGGTGGGGTGGAGCCGACTCAGGAAAACCTGACCTCCTGGATTAAGGCGGGTGTGTTCTGCGTAGGTATGGGTTCCAAACTCTTCCCGAAGGATAAGGTCGCTGCCGAAGACTGGACTTACGTTACAGAAAAATGTAAAGAAGCTTTGGGGTATATTGCCGAAGCAAGAAAATAA